The Flammeovirga yaeyamensis genome segment TGATTATGTCATTGCCTTGGCAGGGAATCCCAATACAGGAAAAAGTACTGTTTTTAATAGTTTGACAGGACTAAAACAACATACGGGTAATTGGCCCGGAAAAACTGTTGGTCGTGCCGAAGGCGGGTATATTTTTGATGAATCAAAATATAAGATCATCGATTTACCAGGTACTTACTCTCTCATGTCGACATCAGAAGATGAAGAAATTGCTAGAAATTTCATTCTATTTGGCAAGCCAGATGTGACTATTATTGTCGTTGATGCTGGACGTTTAGAAAGAAATCTCAATCTTGCGCTTCAAATATTAGAAATTACAGATAAGGCGGTACTTTGTGTCAATCTTATTGATGAAGCAAAGAGACACAACATAGAAATAGATACACGTACTTTATCAAAAGAATTGGGCATACCTGTAGTTGCTACTTCTGCTT includes the following:
- a CDS encoding FeoB small GTPase domain-containing protein, with translation MSSNKSNSPCDTCGQNPQGRLKRLGVEIEKSDYVIALAGNPNTGKSTVFNSLTGLKQHTGNWPGKTVGRAEGGYIFDESKYKIIDLPGTYSLMSTSEDEEIARNFILFGKPDVTIIVVDAGRLERNLNLALQILEITDKAVLCVNLIDEAKRHNIEIDTRTLSKELGIPVVATSALRGIGIADLLKTVDEVAKGEIKCSPHRIKNVPKKIEKEVKRIQDKIEQLYPNLPNSRWIAFRLLDGDRDIIKAIENGEFINDK